One window of Dehalobacterium formicoaceticum genomic DNA carries:
- a CDS encoding DUF503 domain-containing protein produces the protein MIIGTCIYDIHLYYSQSLKDKRRILKSIIDRVKNKFNVSIAEIDHQDSWDQAVLGIAVVSNQTTHANQMLNNVTRFLENTDNEFEITRVTMEII, from the coding sequence ATGATTATCGGTACATGCATTTATGACATTCATTTGTATTATTCCCAGTCATTAAAGGACAAAAGGAGGATTCTTAAAAGTATCATTGACCGGGTAAAAAACAAGTTTAATGTTTCCATTGCCGAAATTGATCATCAGGATAGTTGGGATCAGGCTGTACTTGGCATTGCTGTTGTGAGCAATCAGACAACTCATGCTAATCAAATGCTTAATAATGTTACCCGTTTCTTGGAGAACACTGATAATGAGTTTGAAATCACCCGTGTTACAATGGAAATCATCTAA
- a CDS encoding sigma factor, with amino-acid sequence MTVSQFCTDKEITDLYNRHVDMVYPISLMLLKNIADAEDATQTTFIKLIASNTLFSNEEHEKRWLIFVTKNICKDMLKSAWHFLIVAKILTS; translated from the coding sequence ATGACAGTCTCGCAGTTTTGCACGGATAAAGAAATAACGGATCTTTACAATAGGCATGTTGATATGGTATACCCCATTTCCTTGATGCTGCTAAAAAATATAGCGGACGCGGAGGATGCCACGCAAACAACTTTTATTAAGTTGATTGCGTCCAACACCTTATTCTCCAATGAAGAGCACGAAAAGCGCTGGCTTATTTTTGTCACAAAAAACATTTGCAAGGATATGCTAAAAAGCGCCTGGCACTTTCTAATTGTTGCTAAAATATTGACAAGTTAA